From Vigna unguiculata cultivar IT97K-499-35 chromosome 5, ASM411807v1, whole genome shotgun sequence, the proteins below share one genomic window:
- the LOC114183110 gene encoding pleiotropic drug resistance protein 1-like isoform X1 yields the protein MDIISLHLIYQAAATGGLEASLVTDYVLKILGLDICADTMMGDEMLCGVSGGQRKRVTTGEMLVGPANALFMDEISTGLDSSTTFQIVKCLKHYVHILDGAVVISLLQPTPETYELFDDIVLISAGQIVYQGPRQHVLEFFESVGFQCPERKGVADFLQEVTSRKDQEQYWMHRGEAYRFVTVTQFVEAFQSFHVGRRIREELAIPFDKSKSHPAALTTRRYGVNKKELLKANISREFLLMKRNSFVHIFKLLQLTTLAILTMIMFLRTEMHRDNLGDGGVYTERSGKANSVVSCSRIENRGMVLPFEPYSITFDQIVYSVDMPQEMKDQGVREDKLVLLKGVSGAFCPGVLTTLMGVSGAGNFLVII from the exons ATGGATATAATATCTCTGCACCTGATATACCAGGCAGCTGCAACTGGAGGTCTGGAGGCAAGTCTTGTAACAGATTATGTTCTGAAG ATTCTGGGGTTGGATATATGTGCTGATACAATGATGGGGGATGAAATGTTGTGCGGTGTATCTGGAGGACAAAGGAAGCGGGTTACTACAGGGGAGATGTTGGTTGGACCAGCAAATGCTCTCTTCATGGATGAAATATCCACTGGTTTAGACAGTTCCACAACTTTTCAAATCGTCAAGTGTCTCAAGCATTATGTTCACATTCTTGATGGAGCTGTAGTTATCTCTTTACTCCAGCCAACACCGGAGACTTATGAACTTTTTGATGACATTGTTCTTATATCTGCTGGCCAAATTGTCTACCAAGGACCCCGCCAAcatgttcttgaattttttgaatctGTTGGTTTCCAATGTCCCGAGAGGAAAGGTGTTGCTGACTTTCTACAAGAA GTAACTTCAAGAAAGGACCAAGAGCAGTATTGGATGCATAGAGGTGAAGCATATAGGTTTGTAACTGTCACTCAatttgttgaggcatttcagtCATTTCATGTTGGAAGGAGAATCCGAGAAGAGCTTGCAATTCCATTCGACAAGTCCAAAAGCCACCCAGCTGCATTAACCACTAGAAGATATGGTGTGAACAAGAAGGAATTGTTAAAGGCTAACATTTCAAGAGAGTTTTTGCTCATGAAAAGGAATTCATTTGTTCACATCTTCAAGCTGCTCCAG CTTACGACCTTGGCAATATTGACCATGATAATGTTTCTGCGAACCGAGATGCACCGGGATAATCTGGGTGATGGAGGTGTTTATACTG AACGTTCTGGAAAGGCTAATTCTGTTGTGAGTTGTAGCCGCATAGAGAATAGAGGAATGGTTCTTCCTTTTGAACCATATTCTATTACATTTGATCAAATAGTGTACTCTGTTGATATGCCACAA GAAATGAAGGATCAAGGTGTAAGGGAGGATAAATTGGTGCTTTTGAAAGGTGTGAGTGGTGCATTTTGTCCTggtgttctcacaactttgatGGGTGTAAGTGGTGCTG GGAActttttagtaataatataa
- the LOC114183110 gene encoding pleiotropic drug resistance protein 1-like isoform X4, with product MDIISLHLIYQAAATGGLEASLVTDYVLKILGLDICADTMMGDEMLCGVSGGQRKRVTTGEMLVGPANALFMDEISTGLDSSTTFQIVKCLKHYVHILDGAVVISLLQPTPETYELFDDIVLISAGQIVYQGPRQHVLEFFESVGFQCPERKGVADFLQEVTSRKDQEQYWMHRGEAYRFVTVTQFVEAFQSFHVGRRIREELAIPFDKSKSHPAALTTRRYGVNKKELLKANISREFLLMKRNSFVHIFKLLQLTTLAILTMIMFLRTEMHRDNLGDGGVYTERSGKANSVVSCSRIENRGMVLPFEPYSITFDQIVYSVDMPQEMKDQGVREDKLVLLKGVSGAFCPGVLTTLMGGTF from the exons ATGGATATAATATCTCTGCACCTGATATACCAGGCAGCTGCAACTGGAGGTCTGGAGGCAAGTCTTGTAACAGATTATGTTCTGAAG ATTCTGGGGTTGGATATATGTGCTGATACAATGATGGGGGATGAAATGTTGTGCGGTGTATCTGGAGGACAAAGGAAGCGGGTTACTACAGGGGAGATGTTGGTTGGACCAGCAAATGCTCTCTTCATGGATGAAATATCCACTGGTTTAGACAGTTCCACAACTTTTCAAATCGTCAAGTGTCTCAAGCATTATGTTCACATTCTTGATGGAGCTGTAGTTATCTCTTTACTCCAGCCAACACCGGAGACTTATGAACTTTTTGATGACATTGTTCTTATATCTGCTGGCCAAATTGTCTACCAAGGACCCCGCCAAcatgttcttgaattttttgaatctGTTGGTTTCCAATGTCCCGAGAGGAAAGGTGTTGCTGACTTTCTACAAGAA GTAACTTCAAGAAAGGACCAAGAGCAGTATTGGATGCATAGAGGTGAAGCATATAGGTTTGTAACTGTCACTCAatttgttgaggcatttcagtCATTTCATGTTGGAAGGAGAATCCGAGAAGAGCTTGCAATTCCATTCGACAAGTCCAAAAGCCACCCAGCTGCATTAACCACTAGAAGATATGGTGTGAACAAGAAGGAATTGTTAAAGGCTAACATTTCAAGAGAGTTTTTGCTCATGAAAAGGAATTCATTTGTTCACATCTTCAAGCTGCTCCAG CTTACGACCTTGGCAATATTGACCATGATAATGTTTCTGCGAACCGAGATGCACCGGGATAATCTGGGTGATGGAGGTGTTTATACTG AACGTTCTGGAAAGGCTAATTCTGTTGTGAGTTGTAGCCGCATAGAGAATAGAGGAATGGTTCTTCCTTTTGAACCATATTCTATTACATTTGATCAAATAGTGTACTCTGTTGATATGCCACAA GAAATGAAGGATCAAGGTGTAAGGGAGGATAAATTGGTGCTTTTGAAAGGTGTGAGTGGTGCATTTTGTCCTggtgttctcacaactttgatGGGT GGAActttttag
- the LOC114183110 gene encoding pleiotropic drug resistance protein 1-like isoform X2 produces MDIISLHLIYQAAATGGLEASLVTDYVLKILGLDICADTMMGDEMLCGVSGGQRKRVTTGEMLVGPANALFMDEISTGLDSSTTFQIVKCLKHYVHILDGAVVISLLQPTPETYELFDDIVLISAGQIVYQGPRQHVLEFFESVGFQCPERKGVADFLQEVTSRKDQEQYWMHRGEAYRFVTVTQFVEAFQSFHVGRRIREELAIPFDKSKSHPAALTTRRYGVNKKELLKANISREFLLMKRNSFVHIFKLLQLTTLAILTMIMFLRTEMHRDNLGDGERSGKANSVVSCSRIENRGMVLPFEPYSITFDQIVYSVDMPQEMKDQGVREDKLVLLKGVSGAFCPGVLTTLMGVSGAGNFLVII; encoded by the exons ATGGATATAATATCTCTGCACCTGATATACCAGGCAGCTGCAACTGGAGGTCTGGAGGCAAGTCTTGTAACAGATTATGTTCTGAAG ATTCTGGGGTTGGATATATGTGCTGATACAATGATGGGGGATGAAATGTTGTGCGGTGTATCTGGAGGACAAAGGAAGCGGGTTACTACAGGGGAGATGTTGGTTGGACCAGCAAATGCTCTCTTCATGGATGAAATATCCACTGGTTTAGACAGTTCCACAACTTTTCAAATCGTCAAGTGTCTCAAGCATTATGTTCACATTCTTGATGGAGCTGTAGTTATCTCTTTACTCCAGCCAACACCGGAGACTTATGAACTTTTTGATGACATTGTTCTTATATCTGCTGGCCAAATTGTCTACCAAGGACCCCGCCAAcatgttcttgaattttttgaatctGTTGGTTTCCAATGTCCCGAGAGGAAAGGTGTTGCTGACTTTCTACAAGAA GTAACTTCAAGAAAGGACCAAGAGCAGTATTGGATGCATAGAGGTGAAGCATATAGGTTTGTAACTGTCACTCAatttgttgaggcatttcagtCATTTCATGTTGGAAGGAGAATCCGAGAAGAGCTTGCAATTCCATTCGACAAGTCCAAAAGCCACCCAGCTGCATTAACCACTAGAAGATATGGTGTGAACAAGAAGGAATTGTTAAAGGCTAACATTTCAAGAGAGTTTTTGCTCATGAAAAGGAATTCATTTGTTCACATCTTCAAGCTGCTCCAG CTTACGACCTTGGCAATATTGACCATGATAATGTTTCTGCGAACCGAGATGCACCGGGATAATCTGGGTGATGGAG AACGTTCTGGAAAGGCTAATTCTGTTGTGAGTTGTAGCCGCATAGAGAATAGAGGAATGGTTCTTCCTTTTGAACCATATTCTATTACATTTGATCAAATAGTGTACTCTGTTGATATGCCACAA GAAATGAAGGATCAAGGTGTAAGGGAGGATAAATTGGTGCTTTTGAAAGGTGTGAGTGGTGCATTTTGTCCTggtgttctcacaactttgatGGGTGTAAGTGGTGCTG GGAActttttagtaataatataa
- the LOC114183110 gene encoding pleiotropic drug resistance protein 1-like isoform X5: protein MDIISLHLIYQAAATGGLEASLVTDYVLKILGLDICADTMMGDEMLCGVSGGQRKRVTTGEMLVGPANALFMDEISTGLDSSTTFQIVKCLKHYVHILDGAVVISLLQPTPETYELFDDIVLISAGQIVYQGPRQHVLEFFESVGFQCPERKGVADFLQEVTSRKDQEQYWMHRGEAYRFVTVTQFVEAFQSFHVGRRIREELAIPFDKSKSHPAALTTRRYGVNKKELLKANISREFLLMKRNSFVHIFKLLQLTTLAILTMIMFLRTEMHRDNLGDGERSGKANSVVSCSRIENRGMVLPFEPYSITFDQIVYSVDMPQEMKDQGVREDKLVLLKGVSGAFCPGVLTTLMGGTF from the exons ATGGATATAATATCTCTGCACCTGATATACCAGGCAGCTGCAACTGGAGGTCTGGAGGCAAGTCTTGTAACAGATTATGTTCTGAAG ATTCTGGGGTTGGATATATGTGCTGATACAATGATGGGGGATGAAATGTTGTGCGGTGTATCTGGAGGACAAAGGAAGCGGGTTACTACAGGGGAGATGTTGGTTGGACCAGCAAATGCTCTCTTCATGGATGAAATATCCACTGGTTTAGACAGTTCCACAACTTTTCAAATCGTCAAGTGTCTCAAGCATTATGTTCACATTCTTGATGGAGCTGTAGTTATCTCTTTACTCCAGCCAACACCGGAGACTTATGAACTTTTTGATGACATTGTTCTTATATCTGCTGGCCAAATTGTCTACCAAGGACCCCGCCAAcatgttcttgaattttttgaatctGTTGGTTTCCAATGTCCCGAGAGGAAAGGTGTTGCTGACTTTCTACAAGAA GTAACTTCAAGAAAGGACCAAGAGCAGTATTGGATGCATAGAGGTGAAGCATATAGGTTTGTAACTGTCACTCAatttgttgaggcatttcagtCATTTCATGTTGGAAGGAGAATCCGAGAAGAGCTTGCAATTCCATTCGACAAGTCCAAAAGCCACCCAGCTGCATTAACCACTAGAAGATATGGTGTGAACAAGAAGGAATTGTTAAAGGCTAACATTTCAAGAGAGTTTTTGCTCATGAAAAGGAATTCATTTGTTCACATCTTCAAGCTGCTCCAG CTTACGACCTTGGCAATATTGACCATGATAATGTTTCTGCGAACCGAGATGCACCGGGATAATCTGGGTGATGGAG AACGTTCTGGAAAGGCTAATTCTGTTGTGAGTTGTAGCCGCATAGAGAATAGAGGAATGGTTCTTCCTTTTGAACCATATTCTATTACATTTGATCAAATAGTGTACTCTGTTGATATGCCACAA GAAATGAAGGATCAAGGTGTAAGGGAGGATAAATTGGTGCTTTTGAAAGGTGTGAGTGGTGCATTTTGTCCTggtgttctcacaactttgatGGGT GGAActttttag
- the LOC114183110 gene encoding pleiotropic drug resistance protein 1-like isoform X3, with the protein MSLMAAATGGLEASLVTDYVLKILGLDICADTMMGDEMLCGVSGGQRKRVTTGEMLVGPANALFMDEISTGLDSSTTFQIVKCLKHYVHILDGAVVISLLQPTPETYELFDDIVLISAGQIVYQGPRQHVLEFFESVGFQCPERKGVADFLQEVTSRKDQEQYWMHRGEAYRFVTVTQFVEAFQSFHVGRRIREELAIPFDKSKSHPAALTTRRYGVNKKELLKANISREFLLMKRNSFVHIFKLLQLTTLAILTMIMFLRTEMHRDNLGDGGVYTERSGKANSVVSCSRIENRGMVLPFEPYSITFDQIVYSVDMPQEMKDQGVREDKLVLLKGVSGAFCPGVLTTLMGVSGAGNFLVII; encoded by the exons GCAGCTGCAACTGGAGGTCTGGAGGCAAGTCTTGTAACAGATTATGTTCTGAAG ATTCTGGGGTTGGATATATGTGCTGATACAATGATGGGGGATGAAATGTTGTGCGGTGTATCTGGAGGACAAAGGAAGCGGGTTACTACAGGGGAGATGTTGGTTGGACCAGCAAATGCTCTCTTCATGGATGAAATATCCACTGGTTTAGACAGTTCCACAACTTTTCAAATCGTCAAGTGTCTCAAGCATTATGTTCACATTCTTGATGGAGCTGTAGTTATCTCTTTACTCCAGCCAACACCGGAGACTTATGAACTTTTTGATGACATTGTTCTTATATCTGCTGGCCAAATTGTCTACCAAGGACCCCGCCAAcatgttcttgaattttttgaatctGTTGGTTTCCAATGTCCCGAGAGGAAAGGTGTTGCTGACTTTCTACAAGAA GTAACTTCAAGAAAGGACCAAGAGCAGTATTGGATGCATAGAGGTGAAGCATATAGGTTTGTAACTGTCACTCAatttgttgaggcatttcagtCATTTCATGTTGGAAGGAGAATCCGAGAAGAGCTTGCAATTCCATTCGACAAGTCCAAAAGCCACCCAGCTGCATTAACCACTAGAAGATATGGTGTGAACAAGAAGGAATTGTTAAAGGCTAACATTTCAAGAGAGTTTTTGCTCATGAAAAGGAATTCATTTGTTCACATCTTCAAGCTGCTCCAG CTTACGACCTTGGCAATATTGACCATGATAATGTTTCTGCGAACCGAGATGCACCGGGATAATCTGGGTGATGGAGGTGTTTATACTG AACGTTCTGGAAAGGCTAATTCTGTTGTGAGTTGTAGCCGCATAGAGAATAGAGGAATGGTTCTTCCTTTTGAACCATATTCTATTACATTTGATCAAATAGTGTACTCTGTTGATATGCCACAA GAAATGAAGGATCAAGGTGTAAGGGAGGATAAATTGGTGCTTTTGAAAGGTGTGAGTGGTGCATTTTGTCCTggtgttctcacaactttgatGGGTGTAAGTGGTGCTG GGAActttttagtaataatataa